Proteins encoded within one genomic window of Cucumis sativus cultivar 9930 chromosome 3, Cucumber_9930_V3, whole genome shotgun sequence:
- the LOC101210500 gene encoding E3 ubiquitin-protein ligase At1g12760 — protein MEEQRALRPTLNHSLLRYPTVSTTFTIPLTRYTTRLISSDRHRPLLADCAEDHSDSDDFSRRSFIRENCSYSMPILVLDVVWNLAFVLVSVVVLFSTFRERPSTPLRLWISGYGLQCLLHVGFVFFEYQRSMAHHGFEDRTAHRSIMKRLESMNTMTSSVWWVFGFYWIVMGGQALLQDSPRLYWLTVVFLAFDLFFILFCIGMACVIFFSLCCCIPIVAFAYAMTTREGASEEDIRTLPKYTFRQAVLGTFNLGKEREPIGSTVELDNSHRIKELALHPEDSECCICLSRYEDGTELYTLPCNHHFHCGCIAKWLRINATCPLCKSNIRQGDTLV, from the exons ATGGAAGAACAACGAGCTCTTAGACCCACTCTCAATCACTCTCTTCTTCGTTATCCCACTGTCAGCACTACTTTCACAATCCCTTTAACTCGATACACTACCCGTTTGATTTCCTCCGACCGCCACCGTCCTCTACTCGCCGATTGCGCCGAAGATCACTCTGACTCCGATGATTTCAGTCGTCGCTCTTTTATTAGGGAGAATTGCTCCTACTCTATGCCCATTTTGGTTCTTGACGTTGTCTGGAATTTGGCTTTTGTTCTTGTCTCTGTTGTTGTCCTTTTCTCTACGTTTAGGGAACGACCTTCTACCCCTTTACGCCTTTGGATTTCTGGGTATGGCTTACAATGCCTTTTGCATGTTGGTTTTGTCTTCTTTGAGTACCAGAGGAGTATGGCACACCATGGATTTGAGGACCGTACGGCTCATCGCAG CATAATGAAAAGGTTGGAATCAATGAATACAATGACTTCGTCTGTCTGGTGGGTCTTCGGATTCTATTGGATTGTCATGGGTGGCCAAGCACTTCTACAAGATTCTCCCCGGCTTTACTG GTTAACTGTGGTCTTTCTAGCGTTTGACTTgttcttcattctcttttgTATTGGGATGGcatgtgttatttttttctctctttgttgCTGCATTCCAATTGTAGCATTTGCATATGCCATGACTACTAGAGAAGGTGCCTCAGAAGAGGATATCAGGACTCTTCCCAAGTATACATTTCGTCAGGCTGTACTTGGAACATTTAACCTCGGAAAAGAACGAGAACCAATCGGTTCAACTGTGGAGTTAGATAACAGTCACCGTATCAAAGAACTTGCTCTTCATCCAGAGGATTCG GAATGCTGCATTTGCCTTTCAAGATATGAAGACGGGACGGAGCTCTATACTCTACCCTGCAACCACCATTTTCATTGTGGGTGCATTGCCAAATGGCTTCGGATAAATGCAACCTGCCCACTCTGCAAGTCTAACATCCGCCAGGGTGATACATTGGTTTGA